In Bremerella alba, one DNA window encodes the following:
- a CDS encoding DUF58 domain-containing protein — MTNAESYLKPEVIRQISRLDLRAQFVVKGFLQGLHASPYHGFSVEFSEHRRYEQGDDPKDIDWLVYAKTDRYYIKKFEAETNITGYLAMDLSRSMAYTYRQEMTKFDYAISLAAALCYLMVHQQDPVGLVTFDTKIRASLPPKSKRKQLGDILSLLANLKPTGETDIAHSLSQLAAMLKHRSVVMIFSDLLADPDEVMKAIYQLRHRNNDVILFHILDEAEVTFPFDGMVELEDPETKERMKVDASNYRKDYEKEVKAFRDKYRQDCFQAGVDYVELDTSMQFDKALTEYLISRQSRF; from the coding sequence TTGACCAATGCTGAAAGTTATCTGAAGCCAGAGGTGATCCGCCAGATCTCGCGTCTCGATCTGCGCGCCCAGTTCGTGGTCAAAGGGTTCTTGCAGGGGCTGCATGCCAGTCCTTACCACGGGTTCTCTGTCGAGTTCAGCGAACATCGCCGCTACGAGCAGGGAGACGACCCGAAGGACATCGACTGGCTGGTATACGCCAAGACCGACCGATATTACATCAAAAAGTTTGAAGCGGAAACAAACATTACCGGCTATCTGGCGATGGACTTGAGTCGTTCGATGGCCTACACGTATCGCCAGGAGATGACCAAGTTCGACTACGCGATTAGTCTGGCCGCCGCGTTATGCTACTTGATGGTCCATCAGCAAGACCCGGTCGGCCTGGTGACGTTCGACACGAAAATCCGGGCCAGTCTTCCCCCAAAATCGAAGCGAAAACAGCTGGGCGATATCCTCTCGCTCCTGGCCAATTTGAAGCCGACCGGCGAGACTGATATCGCACATAGTCTTTCGCAGTTGGCCGCGATGCTGAAGCACCGCAGCGTGGTGATGATTTTTTCGGACCTCCTGGCCGATCCTGACGAAGTGATGAAAGCCATCTATCAGCTGCGTCACCGCAACAACGACGTCATCTTGTTTCACATTCTGGATGAAGCGGAAGTGACGTTCCCGTTCGACGGGATGGTCGAACTGGAAGATCCGGAAACCAAAGAGCGGATGAAGGTCGACGCCAGCAACTACCGCAAAGACTACGAGAAAGAGGTCAAGGCGTTTCGCGACAAGTATCGCCAAGATTGTTTTCAGGCCGGGGTCGATTATGTGGAACTCGACACGAGCATGCAGTTCGACAAAGCCCTGACCGAGTACCTCATCAGCCGCCAATCAAGGTTTTGA
- a CDS encoding AAA family ATPase — protein MQQELQKVIVGQDEVIEQLFAAIFTRGHCLLEGVPGLAKTLMVSTLAKVLDMQFKRIQFTPDLMPSDITGTNVLEEDEDGRRNFRFVEGPVFTNILLADEINRTPPKTQASLLQAMQEHEVTVGRETMDLPEPFFTIATQNPIEQEGTYPLPEAQLDRFMFNIIIDYPSLDEEEKILMATTRQEKVEVRKVFSSRAILNIQKLVQSVAVSEYVIKYVARLVRATRPRDAEAPAFIKELVDWGAGPRAGQNLINGGKAIAAMEGRFSVAIEDVKKIAIPVLRHRIGTNFQAQAEGMTNVDIIEKLLREVPEPKIEKFER, from the coding sequence ATGCAGCAGGAGCTGCAGAAGGTGATCGTCGGCCAGGACGAAGTCATCGAGCAACTCTTCGCGGCCATTTTTACGCGCGGGCACTGCTTGCTGGAAGGGGTGCCAGGCTTGGCGAAAACGCTGATGGTAAGCACGTTGGCTAAAGTGCTCGACATGCAGTTCAAGCGAATCCAGTTCACGCCCGACCTGATGCCATCGGACATTACCGGTACCAACGTGCTGGAAGAAGACGAAGATGGCCGCCGCAACTTCCGCTTTGTCGAAGGGCCTGTCTTCACCAACATTCTGCTGGCCGACGAAATCAACCGCACGCCACCCAAGACCCAGGCCTCGCTTCTGCAAGCGATGCAGGAACACGAAGTCACCGTCGGCCGCGAGACGATGGACCTGCCAGAGCCATTCTTCACCATCGCCACGCAAAACCCGATCGAGCAAGAAGGGACCTATCCGCTGCCGGAAGCCCAGCTCGACCGATTTATGTTCAACATCATCATCGACTACCCTTCACTGGACGAGGAAGAAAAGATCCTCATGGCCACCACACGGCAAGAGAAGGTCGAAGTCCGCAAGGTGTTTAGTAGTCGAGCGATCCTCAACATTCAAAAGCTCGTCCAATCGGTGGCCGTCAGCGAATACGTCATCAAGTATGTTGCCAGGCTTGTACGGGCAACGCGGCCGCGCGATGCCGAGGCCCCTGCTTTCATCAAGGAACTGGTCGACTGGGGTGCCGGTCCGCGTGCCGGACAGAACCTGATTAACGGCGGCAAAGCGATCGCTGCCATGGAAGGCCGCTTTTCGGTCGCCATTGAGGACGTGAAGAAGATTGCCATCCCTGTGCTGCGGCATCGTATCGGCACGAACTTTCAGGCCCAGGCCGAAGGGATGACCAATGTCGACATCATCGAAAAGCTGCTGAGAGAAGTCCCGGAACCCAAAATCGAAAAGTTTGAACGTTGA